The stretch of DNA GTCAAGATCGTTCACAAGATGAGCGAAGAGCACAAGGTCGCCATTCGCAACATCCGCCGGGATGCCAACGAGCTTTTGAAGGGGTTCAAAAAGGACGGGGATATATCGGAAGACGAAGCTTTCAAGGCGCAGGACCAGGTTCAGAAGATCACCGATGAACATATCAAGCTGATCGACGAGGTCTTTCAGGAAAAAGAGAAGGAAATTCTTGAATTCTAACCTGCCGTCAGCCGATTTGGGCGGTTTGGACCCCGCCAGACTTCCCCGCCACATCGCCATCATCATGGACGGCAACGGCCGCTGGGCCAAACGGCGGCTGCTCAACCGGGTCAAGGGCCATGAAAAGGGCGCCGACACCGTCCGGACCGTGGTTCGCACCTGCCGTCAAATCGGCATCCAGTTCCTGAGCCTTTACGCCTTTTCAACTGAAAACTGGCAGCGCCCCAAGGCGGAGGTGAGCGCTCTGATGACGCTGCTGAAGAAATACATCGCTTCGGAAAAAGAGGAGCTGCACCAGCAGAACATCCGCGTCAACGTCCTGGGGGAGTTGGAGAGCCTGCCGGCCGATGTCCGGGCGCCCCTGATCGATATCGTTTCCCTGACGCGCAACAATGCCGGGATGGCCGTCAATCTGGCGATCAGCTACGGCGGGCGGGCGGAAATCGTCAAGATGGTCCGTGAAATCGCCCTCCAGGTCCAGGCCGGCGGGCTGGCGCCGGATGCCATTGACGCTGACCTGGTTGCCCGTCACCTCTACACCGCGGGCATGCCCGATCCGGACCTGTTGATCCGAACCAGCGGTGAGATGCGGATCAGTAATTTTCTCTTGTGGCAAATCGCCTATGCCGAAATTTTTGTCACCCCGACCTTGTGGCCGGACTTCGACCGGGAGGAATTCCTCGCTATTCTGCGGCATTTTCAAACGCGTGAACGGCGGTTTGGAAAAGTCCCGGACCCCTCGCCAGCCCTGTAAATTATGCATCTCAAGCGCTGGATAACCGGGCTGCTGGCCCTGCCGCTGCTGATTGCGATCATCGCCCGGGGGGGAAGCGCTCTGTTTGGGGGCTGCATCGCCCTGGTCGCCGGGGTGGCGCTGTGGGAATATTACCGGATCGTCTTCCACCCGCAGCGCTCCAGCGTGCCCCGAGGGGTGCCGTTTTTGGGCTATCTGATCGGGATCGCCCTCATCGGCGCCGCCCATACCGGTCAACCGGCCGCCATCATCGCGGTCTTGACGGCCAATCTGATTCTGGCGGCGATCCTCGGCCTGATCTATTTCAAGACCGTTCCGACGATTCCAGAAATCCTTTTCAAGCAGCTGGCCGGCAGCCTTTACATCCCCCTTTCGCTGGCCTACCTGGTGCTGCTGCGCGCCGGGGACCAGGGCGCCGCCTGGATTTTTTTTGTCGTTGGTGTTATTTTCGCCGGGGATATCGGGGCTTTTTATGCTGGCACCTATCTGGGGCGAAACCCCCTGTGCCCGTCGGTGAGCCCCAAGAAAACCATCGAGGGCGCGCTGGGGGGACTTGCCGCCAATCTGCTGGTGGGCGGGCTTTTTTTTCTTTTCGCATTGCCCCCGCTGCCGTGGGGTCTTGGGA from Desulfobacteraceae bacterium encodes:
- a CDS encoding phosphatidate cytidylyltransferase, which codes for MHLKRWITGLLALPLLIAIIARGGSALFGGCIALVAGVALWEYYRIVFHPQRSSVPRGVPFLGYLIGIALIGAAHTGQPAAIIAVLTANLILAAILGLIYFKTVPTIPEILFKQLAGSLYIPLSLAYLVLLRAGDQGAAWIFFVVGVIFAGDIGAFYAGTYLGRNPLCPSVSPKKTIEGALGGLAANLLVGGLFFLFALPPLPWGLGIAALVAMGACGQVGDLFESVLKRAAGVKDSGGILPGHGGILDRIDALLFAAPLAYAFKAACV
- a CDS encoding isoprenyl transferase, with amino-acid sequence MNSNLPSADLGGLDPARLPRHIAIIMDGNGRWAKRRLLNRVKGHEKGADTVRTVVRTCRQIGIQFLSLYAFSTENWQRPKAEVSALMTLLKKYIASEKEELHQQNIRVNVLGELESLPADVRAPLIDIVSLTRNNAGMAVNLAISYGGRAEIVKMVREIALQVQAGGLAPDAIDADLVARHLYTAGMPDPDLLIRTSGEMRISNFLLWQIAYAEIFVTPTLWPDFDREEFLAILRHFQTRERRFGKVPDPSPAL